In Anaerobacillus isosaccharinicus, one genomic interval encodes:
- the trxB gene encoding thioredoxin-disulfide reductase produces the protein MSEEKIYDVIIAGAGPAGMTAAVYTSRGNLSTLMVERGVPGGQMANTEDVENYPGYESILGPDLSTKMFDHAKKFGAEYAYGDIKEIIDGKEYKTVVTGSKEFKGRAVIVTTGAKYKKLGVPGESALGGRGVSYCAVCDGAFFKGKELVVVGGGDSAVEEAVYLTRFATKVTVIHRRDELRAQKILQDRAFANEKVEFLWNHVVTEINEDNRKVGSVTIKNVVDGTESEFKTDGVFIYIGMEPLNDPIKNLGILNAEGYVETNDQMETRVRGIFAAGDIREKTLRQIVTATGDGSIAAQAAQHYIEDLMEELKSSKK, from the coding sequence ATGAGTGAAGAAAAAATTTATGATGTGATTATTGCAGGTGCAGGTCCGGCTGGGATGACTGCAGCTGTCTATACTTCAAGAGGTAATTTATCAACGCTAATGGTTGAACGCGGTGTGCCTGGGGGACAAATGGCGAACACTGAAGACGTAGAAAACTATCCAGGATATGAAAGTATTCTAGGTCCTGACTTATCAACAAAAATGTTTGACCACGCAAAAAAATTCGGTGCTGAATATGCTTACGGTGATATTAAAGAAATCATCGATGGTAAAGAATACAAAACTGTTGTAACAGGTAGCAAAGAATTTAAAGGTAGAGCTGTTATTGTTACAACAGGTGCTAAATATAAAAAATTAGGTGTTCCTGGTGAAAGTGCTTTAGGTGGACGCGGTGTATCTTATTGTGCTGTTTGTGATGGTGCATTCTTTAAAGGGAAAGAATTAGTTGTAGTTGGTGGTGGAGACTCAGCTGTTGAAGAAGCGGTTTACTTAACACGCTTTGCGACAAAAGTAACCGTTATTCACCGTCGTGATGAGCTTCGCGCCCAAAAAATTCTTCAAGATCGTGCTTTTGCAAATGAAAAAGTTGAATTTTTATGGAATCATGTTGTAACAGAGATTAATGAAGACAACCGTAAAGTTGGTAGTGTCACAATCAAAAATGTAGTGGATGGCACGGAAAGCGAATTTAAAACGGATGGTGTCTTTATTTACATCGGTATGGAGCCACTAAACGATCCTATTAAGAATCTTGGCATCTTAAATGCTGAAGGCTATGTTGAAACAAACGACCAAATGGAAACAAGAGTAAGAGGTATTTTTGCAGCTGGTGATATTCGCGAAAAAACGTTACGTCAAATTGTAACAGCTACAGGTGACGGTAGTATTGCTGCCCAAGCAGCACAACATTATATTGAAGATTTAATGGAAGAACTAAAAAGTTCTAAAAAATAA